One Coffea arabica cultivar ET-39 chromosome 5e, Coffea Arabica ET-39 HiFi, whole genome shotgun sequence DNA segment encodes these proteins:
- the LOC113743715 gene encoding pentatricopeptide repeat-containing protein At1g71460, chloroplastic: protein MEALISCKRNLTSLPLESHFKPALTSHHFHLNSLPSNPLNNVENPKIQLYKNKAFSVQSTQTLSPQKGPTRKDRKPQKQRKFTEKDAFPESLPIQNKNPHAVYRDIQNFANQNKLKEALTILDYMDHHGVPVNPTTFSCLIAACVRLKALKEGKLVHTHIRINGLERNEFLQTKLVHMYSACGSIEDANKVFDEMPVRSVYPWNALLRGNVVMGGRNYREVLGTFLEMREAGVELNVYSFSCLIKSFAGACALFQGLKTHGLLIKNGLMSSNILRTSLIDMYLKCGKVKLALRVFEEVEERDVVVWGAIIAGFAHNRLQREALEYVRWMSMEGVEVNSVIITTILPVIGEVGARKLGQEVHAYIIKTKEYSKQLFIQSGLVDMYCKCGDMASGRKVFYSSKERNAVSWTALISGYVSNGRLEQALRAITWMQEEGFMPDFVTVATVLPVCGELRALKQGKEIHSYSIKNGFSPNVSVATSLMMMYSKSGLLEYSSRIFNSLENKNVISWTAMIDSCIQCGCIPEAFGVFRSMQLSKHRPDSVATARMLSACSELGVLKLGREIHGQVLKRNFQSIPFVSAGLVKMYGFCQAVDKAKLAFHSIPVKGSITWTAFIDAYKCNGQYREAINVFKQMISDGFSPNYYTLQVVLYICKKAGFVDEACQYFTLMTRKYKIKPSEDNYSSIVGLLRHSGRDKEAEKYVRLQASLTG from the coding sequence ATGGAGGCCTTAATCAGCTGCAAAAGGAACCTCACTTCTCTCCCACTTGAATCCCACTTCAAACCAGCTCTAACTTCACATCATTTTCATCTTAATTCTCTTCCTTCGAACCCTCTCAACAATGTTGAAAATCCAAAAATCCAACTCTATAAAAAcaaagcattttcagtccaatCAACTCAGACACTTTCACCTCAAAAAGGCCCCACCAGGAAGGATAGAAAACCACAGAAACAACGGAAATTCACCGAGAAAGATGCATTTCCTGAATCTTTACCAATCCAGAACAAGAACCCACATGCAGTTTACAGAGATATTCAGAATTTCGCCAACCAAAACAAGCTTAAAGAAGCTCTCACCATACTGGATTACATGGACCACCACGGGGTCCCGGTTAATCCGACGACGTTTTCTTGTCTTATTGCTGCTTGTGTTCGGCTTAAAGCTCTTAAAGAAGGGAAATTGGTGCATACTCATATAAGGATTAATGGGCTTGAGAGAAATGAGTTCTTACAGACAAAGCTTGTTCATATGTATTCGGCTTGTGGATCAATTGAGGATGCCAATAaggtgtttgatgaaatgcccgtgcgaagtgtgtacccatggaaTGCATTGCTTAGGGGGAATGTGGTGATGGGTGGACGTAATTATCGGGAAGTTTTGGGGACCTTTTTAGAAATGAGGGAGGCAGGGGTGGAGTTGAATGTGTATAGTTTCTCTTGTTTGATCAAGAGTTTCGCAGGGGCATGTGCACTTTTTCAGGGTTTGAAGACTCATGGATTGTTGATAAAGAATGGTTTGATGAGTAGTAACATATTGAGGACTAGTTTGATTGACATGTACTTAAAGTGCGGGAAAGTTAAGCTTGCATTACGTGTTTTTGAGGAGGTAGAAGAGAGGGATGTGGTTGTTTGGGGGGCAATTATCGCAGGATTTGCTCATAACAGGCTGCAGAGGGAAGCATTGGAGTATGTAAGGTGGATGAGTATGGAAGGGGTGGAAGTAAATTCAGTAATTATAACTACTATACTTCCAGTCATAGGAGAAGTAGGGGCACGCAAACTTGGGCAGGAAGTTCATGCTTACATTATTAAGACAAAGGAGTATTCTAAGCAGTTGTTTATTCAGTCCGGTTTGGTTGATATGTACTGCAAATGCGGTGATATGGCCTCGGGAAGGAAAGTGTTCTACAGTTCAAAGGAGAGGAATGCTGTTTCTTGGACTGCTTTGATATCTGGCTATGTATCAAATGGGAGGCTTGAGCAGGCTTTGAGAGCAATCACGTGGATGCAAGAAGAAGGATTTATGCCTGATTTTGTCACAGTTGCCACAGTTCTTCCTGTTTGCGGGGAATTGAGGGCATTGAAACAAGGAAAGGAAATTCACAGTTATAGCATTAAGAATGGCTTTTCGCCTAACGTGTCTGTTGCTACATCACTAATGATGATGTACTCGAAGAGTGGCCTCTTGGAATATTCTTCTAGAATATTTAACAGTCTAGAGAATAAGAACGTAATATCATGGACTGCAATGATTGATTCGTGTATTCAATGTGGATGTATACCCGAAGCGTTTGGAGTTTTCCGGTCAATGCAGTTATCAAAGCACAGGCCAGATTCAGTTGCAACCGCAAGGATGCTGAGTGCTTGTAGTGAACTGGGAGTTTTGAAACTGGGAAGAGAGATCCATGGACAGGTATTAAAGAgaaattttcagtccattccttTTGTCTCTGCAGGGTTAGTGAAAATGTATGGATTTTGTCAAGCAGTTGATAAGGCAAAACTGGCTTTTCACTCAATACCGGTCAAAGGATCGATCACATGGACAGCCTTTATTGATGCTTATAAATGTAATGGCCAGTATCGGGAAGCAATAAATGTTTTTAAGCAGATGATTTCAGATGGTTTTTCTCCAAATTACTACACTTTACAAGTTGTCCTATATATATGTAAAAAGGCTGGATTTGTTGATGAAGCTTGCCAATACTTTACCTTAATGACTAGGAAATATAAAATTAAGCCATCTGAAGACAATTACTCTAGCATTGTAGGACTTCTAAGGCACTCAGGTCGTGACAAAGAGGCTGAGAAGTATGTAAGACTGCAAGCTTCCTTGACTGGGTAA
- the LOC113688088 gene encoding peroxisome biogenesis protein 22-like isoform X1 has product MADNSKEEFLQLVKRFGAFLTFKISNLFQRLDSRSVGALAGLAFAIVFTWRIMRSPSGPQRRSPKRQATAPSSSGVSNANADSALPVVAASSEDSTAQNVIDEFFQPVKPTLGQIVRQRLSEGRKVTCRLLGVILEETSPEELQQKQATVRSSILELLLEITKFCDLYLMERVLDDESEKKALLALEDAGVFTSGGLVKDKVLFCSTETGRTSFVRQLEPDWHIDTNPEIITQLARFIKYQLQISPTKPERSASNVYFSSSLEQFFGCV; this is encoded by the exons ATGGCGGATAACTCCAAGGAGGAATTTCTTCAGCTCGTCAAGCGATTTGGGGCTTTTCTGACATTTAAGATTTCCAATCTTTTTCAAAGACTG GATTCACGATCAGTTGGAGCTTTGGCTGGGCTTGCTTTTGCAATTGTATTTACATGGAGAATAATGAGATCTCCTAGTGGACCCCAAAGAAGGTCACCTAAACGGCAAGCTACTGCACCTAGTAGTTCTGGTGTAAGTAATGCAAATGCAGATTCAGCACTGCCAGTTGTTGCTGCCTCTTCAGAAGATTCTACAGCGCAAAATGTAATTGATGAATTCTTTCAGCCTGTAAAG CCAACTCTAGGCCAAATAGTGAGACAGAGATTAAGTGAAGGGAGAAAG GTGACATGTAGGTTGCTTGGTGTAATCCTTGAGGAAACTTCCCCAGAGGAGCTTCAG CAGAAACAAGCTACTGTTAGATCCTCAATACTGGAATTGTTGCTTGAGATAACAAAATTCTGTGATCTTTATCTAATGGAAAGAGTATTAGATGATGAGAGTGAA AAAAAGGCTCTGCTTGCTCTGGAAGATGCTGGTGTTTTTACATCTGGTGGTTTGGTCAAGGACAAG GTTCTGTTTTGTAGCACAGAAACTGGACGGACATCTTTTGTACGACAATTGGAACCAGATTGGCACATAGACACAAACCCGGAAATCATTACTCAATTAGCG AGATTCATCAAATATCAACTTCAAATTTCACCAACCAAGCCTGAAAGATCAGCCTCCAACGTCTACTTCTCTTCATCATTGGAACAGTTCTTTGGATGTGTTTGA
- the LOC113743757 gene encoding cyclin-U1-1 — protein sequence MLSGSSANSPQILHHHNHISRPEPEPEPSQDEPTLPRVLTILSHVLEKLVARNDQLVQLGSQNQSENQSQQKWINETASYQLAGKSLKGFDGVRAPSISIGKYMERIYKYTNCSPSCFVVGYVYIDRLVHKYPDSLVVSLNVHRLLVTCVMVASKMLDDVHYNNAIYARVGGVTNAELNRLELELLFLLDFGVTVSSQVFEIYCQHLEKEMLRNEAAIDYYNNNMARPAITNSTPDATEISIEDHAQSSSSHE from the exons ATGTTATCCGGCAGCAGCGCCAACAGCCCCCAGATTCTTCACCACCACAACCACATCAGCCGGCCAGAGCCAGAGCCAGAGCCAAGCCAAGATGAGCCAACGTTGCCAAGAGTGTTAACAATCTTGTCCCACGTACTAGAAAAGCTAGTGGCCAGAAATGACCAGCTGGTGCAGCTAGGCAGCCAAAACCAAAGCGAAAACCAAAGCCAGCAGAAGTGGATAAATGAGACTGCTAGTTATCAGCTAGCAGGGAAGAGCTTGAAGGGCTTCGATGGGGTTAGAGCTCCAAGCATTAGTATTGGAAAATATATGGAGAGGATCTACAAGTACACAAATTGTAGCCCATCATGTTTTGTGGTGGGGTATGTGTATATTGACAGGTTGGTTCATAAATATCCAGACTCACTTGTGGTTTCCCTCAACGTGCATAGGCTGCTGGTCACTTGTGTCATGGTTGCTTCTAAGATGCTGGATGATGT GCACTACAACAATGCAATCTATGCAAGAGTTGGAGGGGTGACCAATGCAGAGTTGAACAGGCTTGAATTAGAGCTGCTTTTCCTGCTAGATTTTGGGGTTACAGTAAGCTCACAAGTGTTCGAGATCTACTGCCAACACTTGGAGAAGGAAATGCTGCGAAATGAGGCAGCAATAGACTACTACAACAACAACATGGCTAGGCCAGCCATTACCAATTCTACACCTGATGCTACTGAGATATCAATTGAGGATCACGCTCAGAGTTCTTCATCTCATGAATAG
- the LOC113688088 gene encoding peroxisome biogenesis protein 22-like isoform X2 has translation MADNSKEEFLQLVKRFGAFLTFKISNLFQRLDSRSVGALAGLAFAIVFTWRIMRSPSGPQRRSPKRQATAPSSSGVSNANADSALPVVAASSEDSTAQNVIDEFFQPVKPTLGQIVRQRLSEGRKVTCRLLGVILEETSPEELQKQATVRSSILELLLEITKFCDLYLMERVLDDESEKKALLALEDAGVFTSGGLVKDKVLFCSTETGRTSFVRQLEPDWHIDTNPEIITQLARFIKYQLQISPTKPERSASNVYFSSSLEQFFGCV, from the exons ATGGCGGATAACTCCAAGGAGGAATTTCTTCAGCTCGTCAAGCGATTTGGGGCTTTTCTGACATTTAAGATTTCCAATCTTTTTCAAAGACTG GATTCACGATCAGTTGGAGCTTTGGCTGGGCTTGCTTTTGCAATTGTATTTACATGGAGAATAATGAGATCTCCTAGTGGACCCCAAAGAAGGTCACCTAAACGGCAAGCTACTGCACCTAGTAGTTCTGGTGTAAGTAATGCAAATGCAGATTCAGCACTGCCAGTTGTTGCTGCCTCTTCAGAAGATTCTACAGCGCAAAATGTAATTGATGAATTCTTTCAGCCTGTAAAG CCAACTCTAGGCCAAATAGTGAGACAGAGATTAAGTGAAGGGAGAAAG GTGACATGTAGGTTGCTTGGTGTAATCCTTGAGGAAACTTCCCCAGAGGAGCTTCAG AAACAAGCTACTGTTAGATCCTCAATACTGGAATTGTTGCTTGAGATAACAAAATTCTGTGATCTTTATCTAATGGAAAGAGTATTAGATGATGAGAGTGAA AAAAAGGCTCTGCTTGCTCTGGAAGATGCTGGTGTTTTTACATCTGGTGGTTTGGTCAAGGACAAG GTTCTGTTTTGTAGCACAGAAACTGGACGGACATCTTTTGTACGACAATTGGAACCAGATTGGCACATAGACACAAACCCGGAAATCATTACTCAATTAGCG AGATTCATCAAATATCAACTTCAAATTTCACCAACCAAGCCTGAAAGATCAGCCTCCAACGTCTACTTCTCTTCATCATTGGAACAGTTCTTTGGATGTGTTTGA